One window from the genome of Oryza glaberrima chromosome 3, OglaRS2, whole genome shotgun sequence encodes:
- the LOC127767387 gene encoding probable protein phosphatase 2C 29, which yields MGALRRWLPCCCCCHGGGGGGGGGSVGDGLVWDVALKAHASGDYSVAVAQANEALEDQAQVFVSPAATLVGVYDGHGGPEAARFVNKRLFSLIQEFAAQSGGISAEVLEKAFGETEEEFVVSVQRSWPSQPRILSVGSCCLVGAIEDGTLYVANLGDSRAVLGRRAAAGAAHGRKGKNRVVPERLSRDHNVADEDVRRELKELHPDDSHIVLNTHGVWRIKGIIQVSRSIGDVYLKKPEICKSNPMLQQTICPFPLRRPVMSAVPTIKTRKLRPGDQFVIFASDGLWEQLTDEAAVAIVAGSPRRGVAMRLVRAAQLEAARKKDVKYERIRTIEKGQRRHFHDDITVVVLFLDKCRGKAGRGDEIDGTDGPVDVFSLSPDDREDPTRPVLR from the exons ATGGGGGCgctgcggcggtggctgccgtgctgctgctgctgtcacggcggcggaggaggtggtggtggtgggagcgTGGGGGATGGGCTGGTGTGGGACGTGGCCCTGAAGGCGCACGCGTCGGGGGACTACTCCGTGGCCGTGGCGCAGGCGAACGAGGCGCTGGAAGACCAGGCGCAGGTGTTCGtctccccggcggcgacgcTCGTCGGCGTGTACGACGGCCACGGCGGCCCCGAGGCGGCGCGGTTCGTCAACAAGCGCCTCTTCTCCCTCATCCAAG AGTTCGCGGCGCAGAGCGGCGGCATCTCGGCGGAGGTGCTCGAGAAGGCGTTCGGCGAGACGGAGGAGGAGTTCGTGGTGTCGGTGCAGAGGTCGTGGCCGTCGCAGCCGAGGATCCTGTCCGTCGGCTCGTGCTGCCTCGTCGGCGCCATCGAGGACGGCACGCTCTACGTCGCCAACCTCGGCGACTCCCGCGCCGTGCtcggccgccgcgctgccgccggcgccgcccacgGCCGCAAGGGCAAGAACAGGGTGGTTCCCGAGCGCCTCTCCAGGGACCACAacgtcgccgacgaggacgtCCGCCGCGAGCTCAAAGAGCTACACCCCGACGACTCCCACATCGTCCTCAACACCCATGGCGTCTGGCGCATCAAAGGAATCATCCAG GTGTCGAGGTCGATCGGCGACGTGTACCTGAAGAAGCCGGAGATATGCAAGAGCAATCCGATGCTGCAGCAGACGATCTGCCCGTTCCCGCTGCGGCGGCCGGTGATGAGCGCGGTGCCGACGATCAAGACGAGGAAGCTGAGGCCAGGGGACCAGTTCGTGATCTTCGCGTCGGACGGGCTGTGGGAGCAGCTCaccgacgaggcggcggtggcgatcgtGGCCGGGAGCCCGAGACGGGGCGTGGCGATGAGGCTGGTCAGGGCGGCGCagctggaggcggcgaggaagaaggaCGTGAAGTACGAGAGGATCAGGACGATCGAGAAGGGGCAGAGGAGGCACTTCCACGACGACATCACCGTCGTCGTGCTCTTCCTCGACAAGTGCCGCGGCAaggccggccgcggcgacgagATCGACGGCACCGACGGCCCCGTCGACGTCTTCTCCCTCAGCCCCGACGACCGGGAGGACCCGACCAGGCCAGTGCTCCGTTGA